The following proteins are encoded in a genomic region of Ornithinibacillus sp. 4-3:
- the nagZ gene encoding beta-N-acetylhexosaminidase — protein MRKIVGYLLLFGLLFLVIFFYFVMDGEEMDEKTAENMPKKKHPISEWIDDMTLDEKIGQLMFAGIDGTMMTDETKRLINDYKVGGIILFSDNIESQEQTSALLEEIEHENDQNNTPLFLGVDQEGGRVVRLSEEVEKLPTAASIGEQDNLDLSFEFGELLSKQVQLYGFNLDFAPVLDVNSNPNNPVIGDRSFGTRPEIVGEHGVEVMKGIQSENVIPVIKHFPGHGDTDTDSHLELPQVNKTLQELEELELLPFKQAIEAGADVVMTAHILLPEIDPDYPASISKNIIQGVLREELAFDGVVMTDDMTMEGLTNHFDIGEAAVQSIKAGTDVILVAHNYEDIATVFNSLKGAVENGDITEERLNESLTRILQLKKEYHLEAEKKLDFSIENLNSDIEEMLNAYGLR, from the coding sequence ATGAGAAAAATTGTAGGTTATTTACTTTTATTCGGTTTATTATTCCTTGTTATCTTTTTTTACTTTGTGATGGATGGTGAAGAAATGGATGAAAAAACAGCTGAAAACATGCCAAAAAAGAAGCATCCTATTTCTGAGTGGATTGATGATATGACTTTAGATGAAAAAATAGGGCAATTGATGTTCGCCGGGATTGATGGAACAATGATGACAGATGAAACAAAACGCTTGATTAACGATTATAAAGTAGGCGGTATCATCCTGTTTTCTGATAATATTGAAAGTCAGGAACAGACATCAGCATTGTTAGAGGAAATAGAGCATGAAAATGATCAAAACAATACACCACTTTTCTTAGGTGTCGATCAAGAGGGAGGCAGGGTTGTAAGGCTTTCAGAAGAGGTTGAAAAATTACCCACCGCAGCATCAATCGGAGAGCAAGATAATTTGGATTTGTCATTTGAATTCGGTGAGCTATTAAGCAAACAAGTTCAATTGTATGGTTTTAATCTTGATTTTGCACCTGTACTTGATGTAAATAGCAATCCAAATAATCCGGTGATTGGTGATCGTTCGTTTGGTACTAGACCAGAAATAGTAGGGGAGCATGGTGTTGAAGTGATGAAGGGAATTCAATCTGAGAATGTGATTCCAGTCATTAAACATTTTCCAGGTCATGGCGATACAGATACAGATTCACATCTTGAGTTGCCACAAGTTAATAAAACCTTACAAGAATTAGAGGAACTTGAATTACTACCGTTTAAACAGGCCATTGAAGCAGGTGCTGATGTTGTCATGACAGCACACATTTTACTGCCGGAGATAGATCCGGATTATCCGGCCTCCATTTCAAAAAATATCATTCAGGGTGTACTACGTGAAGAACTGGCGTTTGATGGGGTTGTAATGACAGATGATATGACAATGGAAGGGTTGACGAATCATTTCGATATTGGTGAAGCGGCTGTCCAGTCGATAAAAGCAGGAACAGATGTTATTTTAGTCGCTCATAACTATGAGGATATCGCTACCGTTTTTAATTCATTAAAGGGTGCTGTTGAAAATGGTGATATTACAGAGGAAAGGTTGAATGAGAGTTTAACACGTATCCTACAGTTGAAAAAAGAATATCATTTAGAAGCTGAAAAGAAATTAGATTTTTCAATAGAAAATCTCAATAGCGACATTGAAGAAATGCTCAATGCTTATGGTTTAAGATAA
- a CDS encoding FAD-containing oxidoreductase — MLVYDAIIIGFGKAGKTLAGNLAQKDWKLALIERDSNMYGGTCINIACIPTKALVEDGLKGIPYQEAIERKDNVVEVLREKNYKSLADNRNITIYDSEAKFRSDKEVEIELNGSTEVLTAEHIFINTGAISNIPSIKGDLTLDKIYTSTSLIKRKELPPNLAIIGGGYIGMEYASMYRSFGSQVTVITPDEELLVGEDHEITAEVQKEMEEKGICFIFGARAEEINELSKDEVSISLSNDKTVKANAVLLATGRKPNVKNLELENTTIELTEKEAIKVNKHLETTANNVWALGDVRGEMQFTYISLDDDRIVEDYLFGDKKYTLESRKNIPYSIFIDPPFSRVGLTAKEAEEKGYIIVEGKMPVASHPRAHVINDLRGIFKVVIDKQTNKILGASLFGPESPEIINLIKLAMDFDIPYTYLRDQVYNHPVMTEAFNALFAVDG, encoded by the coding sequence ATGTTAGTTTATGATGCAATAATCATTGGATTTGGTAAAGCAGGGAAAACTTTAGCTGGAAACCTAGCTCAAAAAGATTGGAAGTTAGCGCTAATTGAAAGAGATTCCAATATGTACGGCGGGACGTGCATTAATATTGCATGTATTCCTACAAAGGCGCTTGTGGAGGATGGATTGAAGGGTATTCCTTATCAAGAAGCGATAGAAAGAAAAGACAATGTGGTGGAAGTACTACGTGAGAAAAACTACAAAAGCTTAGCTGATAATAGAAATATTACTATTTATGATTCTGAAGCAAAATTTCGTTCTGATAAAGAGGTAGAAATAGAGTTAAATGGAAGTACGGAGGTTTTAACAGCTGAACATATTTTTATCAATACAGGTGCAATCAGCAATATTCCATCGATTAAAGGAGATCTAACCTTAGATAAAATCTATACAAGTACGTCCTTGATTAAGCGTAAAGAGCTTCCGCCAAACCTTGCGATTATAGGTGGAGGATATATTGGAATGGAATACGCTTCGATGTATCGAAGCTTTGGCTCCCAGGTCACGGTAATTACTCCTGATGAAGAACTCTTGGTTGGTGAAGATCATGAAATTACTGCAGAAGTTCAGAAGGAGATGGAAGAAAAAGGGATTTGTTTTATATTTGGAGCTAGAGCAGAGGAAATCAATGAGTTAAGTAAAGATGAGGTTTCGATTTCATTATCCAATGATAAAACGGTAAAGGCGAATGCAGTGTTGCTTGCTACTGGCAGAAAACCCAATGTGAAAAATCTTGAGCTTGAAAATACAACGATTGAGCTTACAGAAAAAGAAGCAATTAAGGTTAATAAACATCTTGAAACAACAGCGAATAATGTATGGGCACTTGGTGATGTACGAGGAGAAATGCAATTCACGTATATCTCGCTAGATGACGATCGAATTGTGGAGGACTATCTATTTGGCGATAAAAAATATACTTTAGAAAGTCGAAAAAATATACCTTATTCTATTTTCATTGATCCTCCTTTTTCTAGAGTAGGACTTACAGCGAAAGAAGCAGAAGAGAAGGGATATATTATCGTAGAAGGGAAGATGCCAGTTGCATCTCATCCTAGAGCGCATGTAATTAATGACTTGCGGGGAATATTTAAAGTGGTTATCGATAAACAGACAAATAAAATTCTAGGTGCCAGTCTGTTTGGACCTGAGTCCCCAGAAATAATTAATCTGATAAAGTTAGCTATGGATTTTGATATTCCTTATACGTATTTAAGAGATCAGGTATATAATCACCCAGTAATGACAGAAGCATTTAATGCCTTGTTTGCAGTAGATGGATAA
- a CDS encoding type VII secretion protein EssB/YukC yields the protein MSITEKKNQIINLTYHGDLVQVYVDRENMKIIDDVQLDELSKEDSLFFPLESFEYEEQGLRLDYKAPQTFKMLKNIAFTGKEQFQKIVQQILTVEKLAGTPYTPLVTKENIFVDDVNTVKFAFRGLRMVTTNIEITRSDIFNDCKTIICELFKVHFNNEHILHQLHQCTHAEELLHIINNFSDSNQTNEHNQDFQPLKEKNEKQLKSKTTKLVLLVGIIGILIGIGITYMTKISSLNDKIENQEAMLEKQEAAVEQFEAEIVNFEQNAQVKEEILSAYHAIVNDDVEAAIKTLESIENKDEETEKLLLSQYKQSGTVESLTKALAMSTEENESDIIRRLAVLGNEEANKIVLDYESNNPQILAEQAYLGENHETVLQIADERKDNQRIVYLATRSLLKLKRPDDALKLAQQLDNKALQKESLQLKKKQINDDDKLEDDEKKKQLEAVDKSIEKLDE from the coding sequence ATGAGTATAACTGAAAAGAAAAATCAGATCATTAACTTAACATATCATGGTGATCTCGTGCAGGTATATGTGGATCGTGAAAATATGAAGATAATCGATGATGTTCAATTAGATGAATTATCTAAAGAGGATTCTTTATTTTTTCCATTAGAAAGTTTTGAATATGAAGAGCAGGGACTTCGCTTAGATTATAAAGCTCCACAAACATTTAAAATGTTAAAAAATATTGCGTTTACAGGTAAAGAACAGTTCCAAAAGATAGTTCAGCAAATACTTACAGTGGAAAAACTTGCAGGAACCCCTTATACACCATTAGTGACGAAAGAGAATATTTTTGTAGATGATGTAAATACTGTGAAATTCGCTTTTCGTGGCTTACGGATGGTAACTACAAATATAGAAATAACGCGAAGTGATATTTTTAATGATTGTAAAACAATTATTTGTGAACTATTTAAAGTTCATTTCAATAATGAACATATATTACATCAGTTACATCAATGTACGCACGCTGAGGAATTATTACATATAATAAATAATTTTAGTGATTCTAATCAAACGAATGAACATAACCAAGATTTTCAGCCTTTAAAAGAAAAAAATGAAAAACAACTAAAAAGTAAGACTACTAAGTTAGTTTTATTGGTGGGTATTATTGGGATATTAATTGGCATAGGAATAACCTATATGACAAAAATATCTTCTTTAAATGATAAAATAGAAAATCAAGAGGCTATGCTTGAAAAGCAAGAAGCTGCTGTAGAACAATTTGAAGCAGAAATTGTAAATTTTGAACAAAATGCGCAAGTAAAAGAAGAAATATTAAGTGCCTACCATGCTATCGTAAATGATGATGTAGAGGCAGCAATTAAAACATTGGAATCAATTGAAAATAAAGATGAAGAAACAGAAAAATTGTTATTATCACAGTACAAACAAAGCGGTACAGTTGAAAGCCTGACAAAAGCATTGGCTATGTCAACGGAAGAGAATGAAAGTGATATTATCCGAAGATTAGCAGTGCTTGGAAATGAAGAAGCAAATAAAATTGTATTAGATTATGAATCAAATAATCCTCAAATTTTAGCAGAGCAGGCATACTTAGGGGAGAACCACGAAACAGTTCTGCAAATCGCAGATGAGAGGAAAGATAATCAACGCATTGTTTATTTGGCAACAAGAAGCTTATTAAAACTCAAAAGACCAGATGATGCATTAAAGCTGGCACAGCAATTAGATAATAAAGCTTTACAAAAGGAAAGTCTACAATTAAAGAAGAAACAGATTAATGATGATGACAAATTAGAGGATGACGAGAAAAAGAAGCAGCTAGAGGCAGTTGACAAGAGTATTGAAAAACTTGATGAATAA
- a CDS encoding serine/threonine protein kinase, whose protein sequence is MLCINERLEDKYCILNKYAETKTSLIYEVSDHSRTPKILKVAKYLDTQINQQIKNEAKYLARIHHPMVPQLYDKFIYADKYDCIVMEKMPGITLSEMVERKNAFLLWSDIIAITEQLVELLLYFHQLKRPIMLLDLKPSNILITESYSIYIVDFGSATEVGSELQNISLGTIGFAAPEQFEVGQASLQSDLFSLGAILFYLISGGKNVYTASIEEAVIIPNIPRSYLKMVERLTQMNLNNRYQSITEVAAVFHNIKMSRTDKVVNYFQKLVSLRK, encoded by the coding sequence GTGCTTTGTATAAACGAGAGGCTTGAAGATAAATACTGTATCTTAAATAAATATGCAGAAACAAAAACTTCTTTAATATACGAGGTTTCTGATCATTCAAGAACCCCGAAAATACTGAAAGTCGCTAAATATTTAGATACACAAATTAATCAACAAATAAAAAATGAAGCGAAATATTTAGCTCGAATCCACCATCCAATGGTACCACAGTTGTATGATAAGTTTATCTATGCTGATAAATATGATTGCATTGTGATGGAAAAGATGCCAGGAATAACGTTATCTGAAATGGTTGAAAGAAAAAATGCATTCCTGTTATGGAGTGATATTATTGCCATAACCGAACAATTAGTGGAATTACTTTTATACTTTCATCAGTTGAAGAGACCAATCATGTTATTAGATTTAAAACCATCAAATATATTAATTACGGAAAGCTATTCGATTTATATAGTTGATTTTGGTAGTGCAACAGAAGTTGGCTCTGAGCTGCAAAATATATCTTTAGGAACAATTGGCTTTGCAGCACCAGAACAATTTGAAGTAGGCCAGGCAAGTCTGCAATCCGATTTATTTTCCCTAGGTGCGATACTATTCTACTTAATATCAGGTGGGAAAAATGTGTACACAGCTTCAATAGAGGAAGCTGTTATAATTCCGAACATTCCTAGATCTTATTTGAAGATGGTGGAGCGACTAACTCAGATGAATCTTAATAATCGATACCAAAGTATTACAGAAGTTGCGGCTGTATTTCATAACATAAAAATGTCGCGTACGGATAAAGTAGTTAATTATTTTCAAAAATTAGTAAGTCTCAGGAAGTGA
- a CDS encoding PP2C family serine/threonine-protein phosphatase, producing the protein MIKKEEEQPLVKSFTIKPEFKKVNEDYYAYVTTNISGGEKADIFVIADGMGGHDDGEAASLFAVQQILAWWKAFCWEHHSLETFFQCAQEQLKEQFHLINDRLISIGDIENKKIGTTLIVFIMVQNKYIIVHVGDSAVYQYKAAIKIQEVNEDTIDLLEFQSLHKLTIDHVKQVKQKNGALSSNMLTQCIGVQGEVNPFIKTGDYLDGDRFLLATDGVMKVLSQNEMTQILKENNSIDEKIKVLYEHFNKQSIQDDVTAVLIFG; encoded by the coding sequence ATGATAAAAAAGGAAGAAGAACAACCGTTAGTGAAGTCTTTTACCATAAAGCCTGAATTTAAAAAAGTAAATGAAGACTACTATGCATATGTGACTACAAATATATCTGGCGGAGAAAAAGCAGATATATTTGTAATTGCTGATGGAATGGGTGGACATGATGATGGTGAAGCAGCAAGTTTATTTGCTGTACAGCAAATTCTAGCTTGGTGGAAAGCATTTTGTTGGGAACATCATTCGCTGGAAACTTTCTTTCAATGTGCCCAAGAACAACTTAAAGAGCAATTTCACCTTATCAATGACCGTTTAATTTCAATAGGGGACATAGAAAATAAGAAAATCGGCACCACATTAATAGTATTTATTATGGTACAAAATAAATATATTATTGTTCATGTTGGTGATAGTGCTGTTTATCAATATAAGGCAGCCATAAAAATTCAAGAAGTAAATGAGGATACAATAGATTTACTTGAGTTTCAATCTTTACATAAATTAACAATTGACCATGTAAAACAAGTAAAACAAAAAAATGGTGCGCTTTCTTCCAATATGTTAACACAATGCATCGGTGTACAAGGGGAAGTAAACCCTTTTATAAAAACAGGTGATTATCTGGATGGAGATAGATTTTTATTAGCTACTGATGGAGTAATGAAAGTACTATCGCAAAATGAAATGACACAAATTTTAAAGGAAAATAATTCGATTGATGAAAAAATAAAAGTGTTATATGAACATTTTAATAAACAGAGCATTCAGGATGATGTTACAGCTGTCCTAATTTTTGGTTGA
- a CDS encoding DUF6382 domain-containing protein, which yields MQTIEKDFYFEKVNKNGNYIKVQKSNGIPFKNTELQDLQRKMLESNAFPAVLPIHFEELNDECTLFYKIDGLKSIRNYLKENSFTMESYYSFFIKLLNALEESSNNMLDEASFVLEEDYIFVNNNLQTLKLVYLPVKVENPANNEEKLKQLLLHLASEVIGLDGKRFKLILNYIKDSSFSLQGVKQLLISLHQEIEETEEETEEVQVKQKQKKPKEPLKQLNSKYKLYSVLFGLLLAAVVWNLLGESSTGIIIASVISVLIIGILLFINLKGIPNMKQFSLKRDKEKKAAKPSKTKGEKQAKAKKKEPVHSPESMTAEEPNTTKDFNFAEEIAFNSSANKLDEIALNNENNVEQETEKAAFYNDQTILLDYENDSEIQLAPTTKNYLINQNDELTEIELVNETIVIGRAEKGTEISTKSAGVSRFHAELIKLSDTYGIKDLGSKNGTFLNGEKIIPYKIHELNHEDSILIGKETYVYKVEI from the coding sequence ATGCAAACCATTGAGAAAGATTTTTACTTTGAAAAAGTAAATAAAAATGGAAATTATATTAAAGTACAAAAAAGTAATGGAATACCTTTCAAAAACACGGAACTGCAGGATTTGCAGAGAAAGATGCTTGAGTCAAATGCTTTTCCTGCTGTTTTACCAATTCATTTTGAAGAACTCAATGATGAATGTACATTATTTTATAAAATAGATGGATTGAAAAGTATTCGAAACTATTTAAAAGAAAATTCCTTTACAATGGAAAGCTATTATTCGTTTTTTATTAAACTACTTAATGCCTTGGAGGAATCCAGTAACAATATGTTGGATGAAGCATCCTTTGTTTTGGAAGAAGATTATATTTTTGTAAATAACAATCTTCAAACATTGAAGCTAGTCTACTTACCTGTGAAAGTTGAAAATCCAGCAAATAATGAGGAAAAGTTAAAACAATTATTGTTGCATTTAGCAAGTGAGGTAATTGGATTAGATGGTAAAAGGTTCAAGTTAATTTTAAATTATATTAAAGATTCTTCCTTCAGTTTACAGGGAGTAAAACAACTGCTTATTTCACTTCATCAAGAAATTGAAGAAACGGAAGAAGAAACGGAAGAAGTACAAGTAAAACAAAAGCAAAAGAAACCAAAAGAACCATTAAAACAATTAAATTCGAAGTATAAACTGTATAGTGTTTTATTTGGATTATTACTTGCTGCAGTTGTATGGAATCTTTTAGGGGAAAGCTCTACTGGTATAATTATTGCTTCTGTTATCTCAGTATTAATAATTGGTATCTTATTATTTATAAATCTAAAAGGAATACCAAATATGAAACAGTTTAGTTTGAAGAGGGACAAGGAAAAGAAAGCGGCTAAACCATCTAAAACTAAAGGGGAAAAACAAGCAAAAGCGAAAAAGAAAGAACCTGTGCATTCCCCAGAATCAATGACAGCGGAAGAACCTAACACTACAAAGGATTTTAACTTTGCAGAAGAAATAGCTTTTAATAGTTCTGCTAATAAGTTAGATGAAATAGCACTAAACAATGAAAATAATGTGGAGCAAGAAACAGAAAAAGCTGCATTTTATAATGACCAAACTATTTTACTTGATTATGAGAATGATAGCGAAATTCAACTCGCACCAACTACAAAGAATTATTTAATCAATCAGAATGATGAACTGACCGAAATTGAATTAGTAAATGAAACAATAGTCATCGGAAGAGCAGAAAAGGGAACGGAAATAAGTACAAAAAGTGCTGGAGTTTCAAGGTTTCATGCCGAACTAATCAAACTATCAGATACATATGGTATTAAAGATTTAGGTTCTAAAAATGGTACTTTTCTAAATGGTGAAAAGATTATTCCATATAAAATCCATGAGTTAAATCATGAAGATAGTATTCTGATTGGGAAAGAAACCTACGTATATAAGGTGGAAATATGA
- a CDS encoding prepilin peptidase, with amino-acid sequence MLWNTIILAVFLIIVAFYDVRKHKIPNWLNVTGMLTGIFYHLLVNKLDGFLFSIFGLLVGLGIMLVLYVFKAIGAGDVKLFAAIGAISGTLFTLYSIMYSIIFAGIIAIIILIFTKTLLVNLTLAGLHILESIKKKSLTPLDEFKNNISNRFPFIYAVVPGVIVTYYYMFIEVVQKVQ; translated from the coding sequence ATGTTGTGGAACACGATTATTTTAGCAGTTTTTTTAATTATAGTAGCTTTTTATGATGTACGAAAACACAAAATTCCAAATTGGTTAAATGTGACCGGTATGCTGACGGGAATCTTTTATCATTTGTTGGTAAACAAACTTGATGGTTTTCTATTTTCAATATTCGGACTCCTGGTCGGGTTAGGTATTATGCTAGTATTATACGTTTTCAAAGCGATTGGTGCTGGAGATGTAAAATTATTTGCGGCAATTGGTGCCATATCTGGAACTTTATTTACTTTATATTCGATTATGTATTCCATCATTTTTGCGGGAATAATTGCTATTATCATTTTAATTTTTACAAAAACGTTGCTGGTTAATTTAACGTTAGCTGGGTTACATATATTAGAATCAATTAAAAAGAAATCATTGACTCCATTAGATGAGTTTAAGAATAATATATCAAATCGATTTCCGTTTATTTATGCCGTAGTGCCAGGTGTAATAGTAACGTATTACTATATGTTTATAGAGGTTGTTCAAAAAGTTCAATAA
- a CDS encoding TadE/TadG family type IV pilus assembly protein — MRLLKNKEGSITLEAALIIPIFLSFILLLSSFVKISIAEISLQKAVDETVQTSAHYAYLGLAVQGLIDDTGESFIGALTDSAKGAMDNDTVAKYLLDKLVDQVKGEIPSSGDVVNHFSDGLFETLVKEKYEKYVPSSSFYNPGGIKVLTSHYTTATSGDSADIVVEVENTLKLVLPFYQKDIKIKKIGIERGWVGN; from the coding sequence GTGAGACTACTTAAAAATAAAGAAGGAAGTATTACCTTAGAAGCAGCATTAATTATTCCAATATTTCTTTCTTTTATCCTATTATTGTCCTCCTTTGTAAAAATCAGCATTGCGGAGATTTCTTTACAAAAAGCAGTAGATGAAACCGTACAAACAAGTGCCCATTATGCATATCTCGGTCTTGCAGTTCAAGGGCTAATCGATGATACTGGTGAATCTTTTATTGGTGCACTTACAGATAGTGCAAAAGGTGCTATGGACAATGATACTGTTGCAAAGTATTTGTTGGATAAATTAGTTGACCAGGTAAAAGGGGAAATCCCTAGCAGTGGTGATGTTGTTAACCATTTTTCTGATGGCTTATTTGAAACACTAGTTAAAGAGAAATATGAGAAATATGTTCCATCATCCTCATTTTACAACCCCGGAGGCATAAAGGTTTTAACATCACACTACACTACAGCAACAAGTGGAGATAGTGCTGATATAGTGGTTGAGGTAGAGAATACATTGAAACTAGTTTTACCATTCTATCAAAAAGATATAAAAATAAAAAAAATTGGCATCGAGCGAGGCTGGGTTGGCAATTAA
- a CDS encoding DUF4352 domain-containing protein — MKKISVILTLSAILFILGACDSGDTDTGDNQNDAGATTDDQNENEETAEDKIYQVGETAVVTSDLYDFDYEITVNDYEITNSSEKYDMNEFYQGFEEDSEGKYIAIVNVTIKNITDQTYVPNRMFSANLSQIGQEAGDTSVDDYFPEVEEDLAPGDSITGDIIYHVTINEGDDIEGYWFKYEVMSDEETVWELPNTVK; from the coding sequence ATGAAAAAAATAAGTGTCATACTTACATTAAGTGCTATATTATTCATCCTTGGAGCTTGTGACTCTGGAGATACGGATACGGGTGATAATCAAAATGATGCAGGAGCAACAACAGATGATCAGAACGAAAACGAAGAAACAGCAGAAGATAAAATCTATCAAGTAGGAGAAACAGCTGTTGTTACAAGCGATTTATATGATTTTGATTATGAAATTACGGTAAATGATTATGAGATTACGAATAGTAGTGAGAAATATGATATGAATGAATTTTATCAAGGCTTTGAGGAGGATAGTGAGGGAAAATATATCGCTATTGTCAACGTAACGATAAAAAACATTACTGATCAAACCTATGTACCAAACCGTATGTTCTCTGCAAATTTATCTCAGATTGGCCAAGAAGCAGGAGATACATCTGTGGATGATTATTTTCCAGAAGTGGAAGAGGACTTAGCTCCTGGAGATTCTATTACAGGTGATATCATCTACCATGTAACAATCAACGAGGGTGATGATATTGAAGGATATTGGTTTAAATATGAAGTAATGTCAGATGAGGAAACAGTTTGGGAACTCCCAAATACAGTTAAGTAA